One Budorcas taxicolor isolate Tak-1 chromosome 13, Takin1.1, whole genome shotgun sequence DNA window includes the following coding sequences:
- the PARD6B gene encoding partitioning defective 6 homolog beta encodes MNRGHRHGAGSGCLGTMEVKSKFGAEFRRFSLERSKPGKFEEFYGLLQHVHKIPNVDVLVGYADIHGDLLPINNDDNYHKAVSTANPLLRIFIQKKEEADYSAFGTDTLIKKKNVLTNVLRPDNHRKKPHIVISLPQDFRPVSSIIDVDILPETHRRVRLYKYGTEKPLGFYIRDGASVRVTPHGLEKVPGIFISRLVPGGLAQSTGLLAVNDEVLEVNGIEVSGKSLDQVTDMMIANSRNLIITVRPANQRNNVVRNSRTSGSSGQSTDTSLPSCAPPPEASLEPGEDDSDEEEDIVIEDSGEPRQIPRAAPSAESLQSLSQVELSFESGQNGFIPANEVSLPPVAGGAHTEFETRAPDQKLLEEDGTVITL; translated from the exons ATGAACCGCGGCCACCGGCACGGGGCGGGCAGCGGCTGCCTGGGCACCATGGAGGTGAAGAGCAAG TTTGGAGCTGAATTTCGCCGGTTTTCACTGGAAAGATCAAAACCTGGAAAGTTTGAGGAGTTTTATGGATTACTGCAACATGTTCATAAAATACCCAATGTTGACGTTTTAGTAGGCTATGCAGACATCCATGGCGATTTACTACCTATAAATAATGACGACAATTATCACAAAGCTGTTTCAACGGCCAACCCACTGCTTAGGATCTTTATACAGAAAAAGG AAGAAGCAGACTACAGTGCCTTTGGTACAGACACGCTAATCAAGAAGAAGAATGTTCTAACCAACGTGCTGCGGCCCGACAACCACAGAAAAAAGCCGCACATCGTCATCAGCCTGCCCCAGGACTTCCGACCTGTGTCTTCCATCATCGACGTGGACATTCTCCCGGAAACGCACCGCCGGGTGCGTCTCTACAAGTACGGCACAGAGAAACCGCTGGGCTTCTACATCCGGGACGGGGCCAGCGTCCGGGTGACCCCGCACGGCCTGGAGAAGGTCCCGGGCATCTTCATCTCCAGACTCGTGCCGGGGGGCCTGGCTCAGAGCACGGGGCTGCTGGCTGTCAATGACGAAGTCCTGGAGGTGAACGGCATTGAAGTCTCCGGGAAGAGCCTCGACCAGGTCACCGACATGATGATTGCCAACAGCCGCAACCTCATCATCACGGTGCGGCCGGCCAACCAGAGGAACAACGTCGTCCGCAACAGTCGGACTTCGGGCAGCTCCGGCCAGTCGACCGACACCAGCCTCCCCAGCTGCGCGCCGCCGCCGGAGGCCAGCCTGGAGCCGGGGGAGGACGACAGCGACGAGGAGGAGGACATCGTCATCGAGGACAGCGGGGAGCCGCGGCAGATCCCCAGGGCGGCACCCAGCGCCGAGAGCCTGCAGTCGCTCTCACAGGTAGAGCTCAGTTTCGAATCTGGGCAGAACGGTTTCATCCCTGCCAACGAAGTGAGCTTACCACCGGTAGCAGGTGGCGCCCACACGGAGTTCGAAACGCGTGCTCCAGACCAGAAACTCTTAGAGGAAGATGGAACAGTCATCACACTATGA